Proteins encoded in a region of the Phocoena phocoena chromosome X, mPhoPho1.1, whole genome shotgun sequence genome:
- the LOC136141987 gene encoding sodium- and chloride-dependent creatine transporter 1-like translates to MATEQGVHISKVAESGPGLAFIAYPRAVTLMPVAPLWAALFFFMLLLLGLDSQFVGVEVFITGLLDLLPASYYFRFQREISVVLCCTLCFVIDLSVVTDGGMYVFQLFDYYSASGTTLLWQAFWECVVIAWVYGADRFMDDVACMIGYRPCPWMKWCWSFFTPLVCMGVFIFNTVYYKPLVYNNTYVYPWWGEAMGWGFALSSMLGVPLHLLGCLLRAKGTVAERRQHLTQPVWGLHHLEYRAQDSDVRGLTTLTPVSESSKVVVVESVM, encoded by the exons ATGGCCACAGAGCAGGGCGTGCACATCTCCAAGGTGGCGGAATCAG GGCCTGGCCTGGCTTTCATCGCCTATCCCCGGGCCGTCACGCTGATGCCTGTGGCCCCGCTCTGGGCTGCTCTGTTCTTCTTCATGCTGCTGCTGCTTGGCCTTGACAGCCAG TTTGTAGGTGTGGAAGTCTTCATCACCGGCCTGCTGGACCTCCTCCCGGCCTCCTATTACTTCCGTTTCCAAAGAGAGATCTCCGTGGTCCTCTGCTGTACCCTTTGCTTTGTCATTGATCTCTCCGTGGTGACTGAT GGCGGGATGTATGTCTTCCAGCTGTTTGACTACTACTCAGCCAGCGGCACCACCCTGCTCTGGCAGGCCTTCTGGGAGTGCGTGGTGATCGCCTGGGTGTACG GAGCCGACCGCTTCATGGACGACGTGGCCTGCATGATCGGGTACCGACCTTGCCCCTGGATGAAATGGTGCTGGTCTTTCTTCACCCCGCTGGTGTGCATG GGCGTCTTCATCTTCAACACGGTCTACTACAAGCCGCTGGTCTACAACAACACCTACGTGTACCCGTGGTGGGGCGAGGCCATGGGCTGGGGCTTCGCGCTCTCCTCCATGCTGGGTGTGCCCCTCCACCTCCTGGGCTGCCTCCTCAGGGCCAAGGGGACCGTGGCTGAG CGCCGGCAGCACCTGACGCAGCCCGTCTGGGGCCTCCACCACTTGGAGTACAGAGCTCAGGACTCGGATGTCAGGGGCCTGACCACCCTGACCCCGGTGTCTGAGAGCagcaaggtggtggtggtggagagcgTCATGTGA